Genomic DNA from Lutibacter sp. A80:
GTTAAGTCTTTAAAAAATGAAGAGAATTGAATAAATGATTTATAAGTTAAACTTTTTTTTGTATTTATAATTACTTTTAAATAGAGATTTAATTCAACCTTCTTTTTATTAAAAAACAAGTAAAATAATACTCAATATTTTTCACCAAAATTATGTATCCTAAGTTACAAAAACACATTTAGTAAATATATAAAAATCTACTAATCAATATATTAATTTTTAAGTTTTAAAGGGTAATATTTTTAATTTTCAATATTTTTTTGTTATTTGTAAGAAAATTGCAAATGAAAAAGCTAATAATCTTAGGTTTTTTGTGCTTCTTTTTTTGCTATGATTTAAGAGCGCAAATTACCACTTCCGTTAGAGGGAAAATTATTGAAAGTACCTCAAAAAAACCATTAAAAGGTGTTTCTGTAATTTTAGGTGACAATGTATTTTTTGCTAAAACAGATATACAAGGTGGTTTTGTTATTGAAAAAATACTTAAAGATTCTTATATTCTTTATTTGGATTTTAATGGGTATCAATCACAAAAAATCCCAATTATTATTGACGATAATACACCTTTAGATTTGGGAACTATTTATTTGTCTAAAACATTGTTAGACGAAGTTGATAACAGTCTAATAATTTTAACTGATGATGATTTACTAGATGATGGAGAGCGTAGTTCAGATTATACTGCTGGCTTGTTTCAGTCTTCAAAAGATGCTTTTTTAAGAGCTGCTTCTTTTAATTTTAGTCAGGCTTGGTTTAAAGTGCGTGGGTACGATTCTAGTTATGGTTCCATTTTAATTAATGGTGTTGAAATGAATAAAATGTACGATGGAAGGCCACAATGGAGTAATTGGGGAGGTTTAAATGATGTGTTTAGGAATCAAGAATTTTCAAATGGAATACAAGCATCAGAAAATAATTTTGGTGGTATTTTAGGAACAACAAACTTTAATACTCGTGCATCGGAATATAGGCCAGGTGGCAAAATATCATTTGCTTCGGCAAATAAAAGTTATACAGGGCGTATTATGGCAATGTATGCAACAGGATTTAATAAAAATAATTGGGCATTTGCTGTTTCTGCATCTAGAAGATACGCTCAAGAAGGTTATTTTGAAGGTTCATCATACAATGCTTGGGCTGCTTTTATAGCGGCTGAAAAAAAACTAAACAACAATCATAGTTTAAATATTACTGCTATTACTTCATTTAACAGAAGAGGTAAGTCTTCACCAAATACTCAGGAAGTCTATAATTTAAAGGGGATGCAATACAATGCGTACTGGGGAGAACAAGAAGGTGATAATAGGAACTCAAGAATTAAAGAAATTTTTGAACCAATTGTAATGCTGAGTCACTTTTACGAAAAAGAGCGAACTACTTTAAAAACTACTTTAGCTTACCAATTTGGACATATTGGAAATAGTAGATTGGGTTATTTTAATGCCCCAAATCCAGATCCTACTTATTGGAAATATTTACCGAGTAGTTTTTTACGATTTGAAGATAATTTAGACTACACAAATGCTTATCTAACGGAGCAAGATTTTTTAAAAAATGGACAATTAAATTGGCAGGAAATGTATCAGAAAAATATTGATAACGGCAGTTCTCTGTATTATTTATATGAAGATAGAGTAGATGATAAGCAACTAACGTTAAGTTCTGTATTAGCAAAAAACATTAATGGTAATTTAAATTTACATGGAGGTGTTTCATATAAAAATTTGAGCTCTAATAATTATGGAAATATGTTAGATTTATTAGGAGGAAACGGTTTTGTAGATTTAGATCAATATGCTGAAGGAGATGCAAGACAAAACGATTTAAATAACTTGAATAGGCTTGTAACTGTTGGCGACAAATTTCAATATAATTATATTATAAACGCATCTGTTACAAGTGTTTTTGGGCAACTACAATTTTCTAAAAATAAGTTGGACTATTTTGGAGCTTTAAATGTTAAAAACACCAATTATCAGCGTAATGGTTTGTATAAAAATGGAACTTATTCAAATAATTCTTTTGGTAAAAGTGAAAAATTAACTTTTACAGACATAAGCGCAAAAGCCGGATTTACATATAAAATTACTGGTAGACATTTAGTAAACGTTAATGCTGCGTACATTTCAAATGCACCAACAATTAGAACTGCATTTTCAAACTCTAGAGTAAACAATAATATTACACCCAATTTAACCAGTGAAAATGTGAGTACGGCTGATGTAAATTATATTTTTAGAGGACTTAAAATACAAACTAGATTAACAGCTTTTTATACAAGTTTTACAAATGCTGTAGAAACGTCTTTCTTTTTCGCTGAAGGATTGTTAGGAGATCAGGCAGATTTTGTTAATGAAATAACTACAGGCGTTTCCAAAAAAAATATAGGAGCAGAGCTTAGCTTCGAATATCAGGTTATTCCAGCAGTAAAATTAATTGCAGTGGGTTCATTTGGTGAATTTACATACAATAACAATCCACAATTGTTTTTACAATCTGAAAGTTTTATTGATGAGGATAGTGATTTTGGGACTGCATATTTAAAAGATTACCGAGTTTCTGGAACTCCACAAGAAGCTTATTCTTTAGGGTTTGAATATAGAGACCCCAATTATTGGTGGTTTCAATTAAATGGAAATTTATTGCGTAATAATTATTTAGATATTTCACCATTATTAAGAACCGATAATTTTTATACAGATGCTGATGGAGTTCCTTTTTTAGATGATGAAACAGGTGTTGAAGTTACTCAAAACCAAGTTGATGCTTTATTAAAACAAGAAAAATTTGAAGATGCTTTTTTATTGAATGCTGTTGGAGGAAAATCTTGGAAAATAGACCAATATTATGCAGGTTTTTTTATTGGAATAAATAATGTGTTGGGAGAAGTTTTTAAAACAGGTGGTTTTGAGCAATCTAGAAAATCGAATTATCCAGAATTAAAACAAGATAAACAGTTAGAAAAGCCAATTTTTGGTCCAAAATATTGGTATGGAAATAAAGCTTCATACTATTTAAATTTTTATGTAAGATTTTAAAAATAATGCTATGTACGAATTCAAAAAATTAAAAATTATCGCATTTTTATTCCTCATAATAAGTCTATATGTAGGTTGTGTAAAAGATGATGGTTTTTCAACTCCAAAAGTAGATTGTAACGAGCCCGAAATTACAGCAACAAACACCATTGCACAAGTAAAAGACATGTATACTTTTGGTGGTGCAACAAAAATAGAAACCGATGTAATTATTGAAGGTTATGTAGTTTCTAGCGATAAATCGGGGAATATTTACAAATCACTTTCTATACAAGACAAGCCAGAAAATCCAACTGCAGCTATAAAAATTTCTATTGATCAAACAGATATGTATACAACCTACAATGTAGGAAGAAAAGTGTATGTAAAATTAAAAGGTTTAGCTGTTGGTTATAGTTTTGGAAGCATTCAAATAGGGAAAGCAAGTGATACAGAATTAGGCAGAATTCCAGATTTGGAAGTTAAAAATCATATTATTCGTTCTTGTGAAGTTGTAGATATTATTCCTAAAAATGTTGCTATTGATAAGTTGGATGAGAGTATGTTAGAAATGCTAGTTCAAATAGATAATGTTCAGTTTAAAACTACCGAACTTGGAAATGCATATGCAAATATTAAAAATTCAACAACAGAAAATAGAGTTTTAGAGAGTTTTTCTAACAATTGTAATTTAACAGGTGAAGTATTGCTTAGAAATAGTGGTTATTCAGATTTTAAAAACGAATTATTACCAGAAGGGAAAGGAAGTGTTGTAGCTATTTTTAGTAATTATTACGAAGATTTTCAATTGTATATTAGAGATACAGATGATGTGAAATTTACAGAAACTAGATGTGATTATTCAAGTGTATTAACACCAACTATTTCATTGTTAGAAGTTTCAGAAATGTATACTGGTAATACAGTTGAATTTGGAATTGATTCTAATTATGTTGTAGAAGGTTATGTAATTTCTAGCGACGTTTCTGGGAATTTTAAAAATAGAATTATATTACAAGATGCTGTTGAAAATCCAACTGCTGGAATTCAATTACTTGTTGATAAGGATTTAATTTTTGAAGATTATAATAGAGGTGATAAAGTTTTTGTAAACTTAAATAAGTTGTATATGAATATGGTTGATGGCGTTTTAACAATCGGTTACCCAAACGGGTCTGGAATTTCTAAAATTGAGACTTCACGGGTTGGTAGTTTTATTTTTAATAGTGGAGAAAATCATACAATTATACCTACCGAAATCGAAATTTCTGACATAAACAATTCAATTTATAAAAATACATTAGTAACTGTAAAAGATGTTCAATTAACAGCAAATGAACAAGGAAAAGCTTTTGCTTTTTATACTGGAGATAGTGATGGAGTTAGAATATTAGAGTCGTGTAATCAGCCTTTAAAGTTAGGTGTATTTACAAGTGGAGAAGCTTCTTTTGCAAATGAAAAATTTCCTGAAGGTAATGGAACAATTACAGGTGTTTTAACTTCAAATATAGAAATAAGAAGCATAGATGATGTAGTTTTTAATAACGCTTATAAAGAGTGTCCAATTATTATACCTAAAATAATGATAACAGAAGTTGCGGATCCAAATAATAGTGTTTCTTCTAGATTTGTTGAATTGTATAATGCAGGTACAACCGAAATAGATTTAACGGGGTGGACATTAAACAAGTATGTAAACGGATCAACTTCAGTTTCTAGCTCTCCAGTTGTACTTTCTGGAATTACAATTAAGGTTGGCGATTTTGTTATTATTGCAAATACTGGATTTGAAGAGTTGTTTTCTTTAGTTCCTGATGTGGTGTCTACCTATATTTCAGGGAATGGAGATGATGTTTATGAGTTGGTCGATAATTCGGGAAACAGAATTGATATTTTTGGTGTAATAGGAGAAGATGGTAATGGAACTAATTGGGAATATTTAGACGGACAAGCTGTTAGAAATTTAAATATAAATGAACCAAATAAAATATTTACAAATAGCGAATGGAGTTGTTATTCAAAAGCTAATAATATTTTGATTTCTAACCCAAATACGCCGAAAAATGCTCCAAATGATTTCTCTCCAAATTTAAGATAGTGTAAAAAAGTAACTAATAACGCTTGTAATTTTAAAATAAAACTAATAAAAATCGTAAAAACTTATTAAATATGTAATTTTAAAAAAATTCTTTAAATTTTTGTGAAATTTTTTAAAAGCTAAAAAATAACCTAAAATTGTTATAAATTTGAGTAGATAAATAAATGAAATAATCCTTAAAATTAAATAAAATGAACAAGTTTAGATTATTAGCAATTGCATTAGTATTTGGTACAACAAGTTTGTTTGCAAGTACAATTATTACACCAGATGTTTCTAAAGATGAAATTAGAAAACAAATTGTAGAATTAGTTGAAAACACAAATAATACAATTGAAAATCAAGTTCTAGTAAATGTTACTTTTACGTTTAGCACAGAAGGAGAAATAGTAGTTTTAAAAGTAAATTCAAGAGATAAAAAGGTATTATCTTTTATTCGTGAAAATTTAAATAATAAAGTTTTAGAAAATCCAGGAAGAGCTAACAGACATTATACAATGTCAATTAACATTAAGTAAGTAGGTTTTAAAAATTGTAAAAAACCCAAGTTTTTAAGCTTGGGTTTTTTTATGCCTAATTCTTTTTTAGATAAACATAAACTGGAAAGTGATCACTAAAACCACCCTGATACCATTTACCTATATAAGTTCTAAATGGGTTTCCTTTATATTTTCCATTCCATTCTTTTAAAAAATACCGATCAAAAACTTCTGCATATTTAAAAGAATGCTTGTTTTCTTCTACAGCTATAAAATTTTTAGAAAAAATTATTTGATCAAATAAATGCCAGGTTTTTTTATAATTTAATGTTCCCTTACCTGTTGTAATTAAGCGTTCCATTGGGTTGTAAAAAGTATTATTTACTAAATGTTTTTTAACACTTTTACTTGTTGGGTCATCATTAAAATCGCCCATTATAATAATTTTAGCATCATCTATTTCTTCAGAAATATTAGCGGTAATATTAGCAACTAATTCAGCAGCTTTTATTCTGTTTTTTTCAGTAAAATCTTCTCCACTTCTTCTAGATGGCCAATGATTTACTAGAATGTGAATTAATTCGCCATTTAAATTCCCTTTTACCAACAAAACATCTCGTGTATAATCTCTTTCTCCATTTTCAGAATTTATATAAAGTGGAAATGTTTCAGAATATAATAATTCAAATAATTCTTTTTTATAGAGTAAAGCAACATCAATACCTCGTTCATCGGGTGAATCGTAATGCACAATTCCGTAATGTTCATTTTTTAGGTTTTTTGTGTTTACTAAATCGTCTAAAACCACTTTATTTTCAACTTCAACAACTCCAATAATAGCTGGTGTATGATAAGATTTTTCTTTTCCAAGTTGATGAAGTACATTGCTTAATTTTGTAAGTTTTCTTTTATATCTTTTGTAATTCCAATTTTTTCTGCCTTTTGGAGTAAAATCATCATCTAATGTATTTGGATTGTTTTTGGTGTCAAATAAATTTTCAAGATTGTAAAATGCAATGGTATATGCTTGTTTGTTTTGTCCTTTAGATTTAAAATATGAAAACATAAAAAATGAAGTATATTTAAGTGATTTGCTAAAATACGGATTTTTAATTTTATTAAAAATAATGACAATTATTAGTTTTAAAAATCAATAAAAATGTTAAATTGCTAATTACGAGTGCTTTTATTTCTAAAAAAGCAATTAATTAGAGTTTAATGAAATTATTTAATCAAAATAAAACAACTTATTTTTTATTGTTTTTCCTGTGTTTTATAATTAAAACATTATATGCTCAGGATTATAATGATAGTATTAAAAGAAAATTAGTTATAGCTAAAAATGACACTGTTAAAATTCAGCTATTAATTGATTATGGTAATGCTATATATTACTCGTCTATAGATTCATCTATTGTATATTATAAGAAAGCTTTACAATTGTCAAAACAATTAAAGAATAAAAAACTTGAGGCACTTTGTTTATTAAATTTGGGCTATTCTTTAGACGACAAGGGGCTTTATAAAGAGGCTTTAACTTACTATACAAAAGCTATAAATAGTTATAAATCTGTAAATGACGAACAAGGCATTGCACGGTGTTATAATTATATTGGTTACAGTTTTAGTTATTTAAATTCCGTTGATAAATCAATTGAATATTATTTAAAATCTCTCAATATTTTTAAAAAATTGAATGATAGTATTGGAATTGCAGACGTTAACAATGGTTTTGGCAGTTTATACTATGATAATGAGAATTATAAAAAAGCAGAAAAGAATTACTTAGTATCTGAAAATATTTACAGAAAAATTAATAGTAAAGAAGGCTTAATATCTGTATACATAAATTTAGGTAATGCAATTTCTGAACAAGGAAGAATTGACGAAGGTTTAGATTACTATTTTAAAGCTATAGAGATTTCAAAAAAAGTAAAAGACATTGAGGCTCTTGCAATTTGTTATAATAGTATTGGAGATTGTTATTTAATAAAAAAAGAACATACTAAAGCTTTAGATTATTTGAATAAAGCATTTAAAATAACAGACAGCATGGCTTTTAAAAGCTTAAAGCCTTTAATACTTAAAAATATAGCTAATACTAAATTAAGTTTAAAGGAATATGATTCTGTAATTATTTATGTAAATAGAAGTTTAAAGGCTTCGGAGGGTTTACCATATTTATATTTTGAATACGAAAATTATAATTATTTAAGTAGTGCATATGAAGCTAAGGGAGATTATAAAAAGGCATTACTTAATCATAAACTTTATAAAAAAAATAGCGATAGTGTTTTAAAATCTAGAAAATATGAACAACTAGCAAAACTAGATGTAATTTACGAGATTGAAGAAAAAGAAAATACAATTACTTTATTAGAAAATAATAAAGAGATTGCCGCACTAGAATCAAAGAATAAATTAGCTGTAATTTATGTACTTATAATTTTCAGTATTTTCTTTTTAGCATTTATTTATTTTTTATACCAACAAAAAAAAGAACGTAAAAAAGCGTTTAATTTACTGTTGCTAGAAAAAGAAAAAGCAGAAGAAAGTGATCGTTTAAAATCTGCATTTTTAGCCAATATGAGCCATGAAATTAGAACTCCAATGAATGCCATAATGGGTTTTTCTAATTTTTTAAAAAATACAAATTTAGAAATACAAAAAAGAAACCATTTTATAGATATAATTAATATATCTGGAGAACGGTTAATGTCTATAATTAATGATATTATTGATATTTCAAAAATAGAATCTAATCAATTAAAAATAGAATCTAAAAAATTCAATTTTGAGCTAGTATTAAGTGAAATTATTGAAATTCATAAAGAAACAAATAGATTAGTTGCTAAAAAAGAGTTAGTATTTAAAATGTTTCCTTCTCAAACAATGTTAAATAAGTTTATTGTTTCAGATCAAAATAGGTTTTCTCAAATTATTAATAATTTAATAAATAATGCCGTAAAATTTTCTCCAAATAAAGGAAGTATTGAAATAGGATATTATTTAAAACATTATAAAAATAAAAAATATATAGAATTTTATGTAAAAGATGAAGGAAACGGCATTCCTAAAAGCAAGTTTAAATTAATTTTTGATCGTTTTTTTCAGGCAGGAGATGGTGATTTTAAAGTTGGGAATGGTTTAGGTTTAAGTATTTGTAAAGGATTAGTTACCTTGTTAAAGGGTAAAATTTGGTTAGAATCCGAAGAAAATAAGGGAACAACTTTTTATTTTACACTTCCTTATTAAAAAAAAATCATTTTATGTTTTCAAATAAACTAATTTGTAAATTTGCAATATGATAGAAGAGAAAAAAGTAACATCTGAAGAGGCTGTTTTAATTGGAGTTGTAACACAACATCAAAATGAAGATCAATCTAACGAATATTTAGATGAGTTAGAGTTTTTAACTTTAACTGCTGGTGGTAAAGCTGTAAAAAGGTTTACGCAGAAATTAGAAAACCCACATCCTAAAACATATATTGGTACCGGAAAATTGGAAGATGTAAAAGCCTATATGACTGCTAACAATATAGAAACTGCCATTTTTGATGATGAACTTTCATCTTCGCAATTACGTAATATAGAGAAGGTACTCGATTGTAAAGTACTTGACAGAACCAACTTAATACTTGATATTTTTGCTGGTAGAGCGCAAACAAGTTATGCACGTACACAAGTAGAATTAGCCCAATGTCAATATCTATTACCTCGATTAACTAGACTTTGGACTCACCTGGAAAGGCAAAAAGGGGGAATTGGTATGCGTGGACCTGGTGAAACAGAAATTGAGACAGATAGACGTATAATACGTGATAAAATAACCTTGCTTAAAAAGAAGTTAAAAACTATAGATAAGCAAATGGCAGTACAACGCAAAAATCGTGGTAAAATGGTACGCGTTGCTTTAGTTGGTTATACAAATGTTGGTAAGTCTACGTTAATGAATGTTGTAAGTAAGAGTGACGTATTTGCAGAAAACAAATTGTTTGCAACTTTAGATACAACGGTTAGAAAAGTTGTAATTAAAAATATTCCATTTTTATTAACCGATACCGTTGGTTTTATTAGAAAATTACCAACACAATTGGTAGAGAGTTTTAAATCTACTTTAGATGAAGTTAGAGAAGCTGATTTGTTATTACATGTTGTAGATATTTCGCATCCAAATTTTGAAGATCATATTACATCTGTAAATAAAATTTTAGACGAAATTAAAAGTGTAGATAAACCTACAATAATGGTTTTTAATAAAATTGATGCCTATAAACACCAAACTATAGATGAAGATGATTTAGTTACTGAAAAAACAAAAGCACACTATACCTTAGAAGATTGGCAAAAAACGTGGATGAATAAATTAGACGAAAATAATTGCTTATTTATTTCAGCTTTAAATAAAGAAAATATGGAAGAATTTAGAGCAAAAGTTTTTGAAGAAGTGAAAAAAATACACATTACCCGTTTTCCGTATAACGACTTTTTATACGATGAATATACAGAAGAAGGTACTAAATAATAGTTAAACCTAACAGGTGAGTAAGCTTGTTAGGTTTTTTTTAAGATAAAAAATTCTTATTAACAAACTGCTGAAATTCTTCTTTATGTTGTTCACTTATAGGGATGTATGCCTTGTCAAAAACAATTCTGTTGCGTTCAATAGTTGTAATCATTTTTAAATTTACAATATACGATCGGTGTACACGCATAAAGCTATCACTAGGTAATTGTTGTTCTACAGCTTTCATACTTAACAAGGTCATAATTGGTTTTTCATTGGCTAAATGAATACGCACGTATTCTCGCATTCCTTCAATATATTTTATATCATTTAATTTTACACGTAAAATTTTATATTCAGATTTTATAAATAAAAAATCATCATTACTATTAATTTGCTCAGGTTTAGAGTTTTGTAGGTTAAACCAAGATTTTGCTTTATTCGAAGATTTTAAAAAGGTAGCATAATCAATTGGTTTTAATAAATAATCTAAAGCATCAACTTTAAAACCTTCCAAAGCATACTCACTGTAAGCAGTTGTAAAGATAATTTTAGGCGGATTTTCTAACGATTTTACAAAGTCCATTCCATTTAAATCCGGCATATTAATATCTACAAACATTAATTCTACACTATTTTTTTCAAGGTAGCTTAATGCTTCAATAGCACTTTCAAAACTCTGTTGAAGCTCTAAAAAAGGTGTTTTTTCAATGTAGCTTGTAATTTGTCTTAAAGCTAAAGGTTCATCATCTATTGCAATACAGTTTATCATAACGGAATTTTTAAGTTAACTTTATAGAGTTCTTTTGTTTCAGAAATTTTAAAATCGAAATTATTTTTAAATAATAAAGTCAATCTTTTTTTGGTGTTTTCTATCCCAATTCCTGAAGCTTCATCGTCTTTTTTAGGATGATTACTGTTCTCTATTTCAAACACTAATTTATCTTCAGTAAAGTGCATTAAAATATTTATAAAAGAAGGTTTGTTATAGCTAATTCCGTGTTTAAAAGCATTTTCTAATAATGAAGTAAATAACAGTGGAGGTATTAGTTTATCTGGAATTTCTGAAGGAATATTTACATTAATTTTTACTTTACTTGAAAAACGAAGTTTCATTAATTCAATATAACTTTCAATAAATTCAATTTCTTTTTTTATTGAAGTTGATTTTCCTTCAGAATCGTATAATAAATGACGCATTAAATTAGATAATTTAATAATCGATTTTTTAGATTCTTCGGTATCAATATCAACTAATGCATGTATATTGTTAAGTGTATTCATAAAAAAATGTGGACTAATTTGGTTTTTTAAAAAGGCCAATTGATTTTCTACACTTTCTTTTTGAATTTTAAATTTTTCTTGCTCTAAATTTGCCCAACGCATAGAGATCTGTAAACCAGCATTAAACCCAACTAATAGCACTGCTAAAATTAAAAAATTAGCAAATAACGGTATAGGTTTGGGGCTGTTGCTTAATCTTTGATCTGATGGAGGTGGAAAATTTCTTCCTTGATGCATAGGAGGAGGATTTCCCTTTTTAAACTCCATTGTTTGAGGTTTTATATTAGGAATATCATTGTTTTTATCAAAAGCATAAATTCCAGTTGCTATAATTAAAATAACGAATGAAGTAACAACAAAGTACAATAGTTTTTTACTCTTAAAAAAAAGCTTAGGAAGTAGTATAAACCTATTTATTAAAAACAAGCCTAATAAAGGTAAATAGTTTATCCAAACCATAAAAACTTGATCCCATTCTATTTGTTTTTCATAACGACCAAACAATAAAGGTGAAGCAAATAATAATGCCCAAAAGGCAATAATTATAAAAGGCTCAAAAGATGCAAAATTGTAATTTTTCTTTAAAAGTTTCATTTTTTATGGTGTACTTACTAGTTTTTTTAATAGAGAAGAGTTTCTAAAACAAGTTCAGTTTAACAATGTTAAGTTGTAAACAATCAAAAAAATATCTTTGTTTATGTTGTTTAAATAGTAAACACAAACAAAGATATTAAAACTAAACTAATTCAAATAATTATTT
This window encodes:
- a CDS encoding TonB-dependent receptor → MKKLIILGFLCFFFCYDLRAQITTSVRGKIIESTSKKPLKGVSVILGDNVFFAKTDIQGGFVIEKILKDSYILYLDFNGYQSQKIPIIIDDNTPLDLGTIYLSKTLLDEVDNSLIILTDDDLLDDGERSSDYTAGLFQSSKDAFLRAASFNFSQAWFKVRGYDSSYGSILINGVEMNKMYDGRPQWSNWGGLNDVFRNQEFSNGIQASENNFGGILGTTNFNTRASEYRPGGKISFASANKSYTGRIMAMYATGFNKNNWAFAVSASRRYAQEGYFEGSSYNAWAAFIAAEKKLNNNHSLNITAITSFNRRGKSSPNTQEVYNLKGMQYNAYWGEQEGDNRNSRIKEIFEPIVMLSHFYEKERTTLKTTLAYQFGHIGNSRLGYFNAPNPDPTYWKYLPSSFLRFEDNLDYTNAYLTEQDFLKNGQLNWQEMYQKNIDNGSSLYYLYEDRVDDKQLTLSSVLAKNINGNLNLHGGVSYKNLSSNNYGNMLDLLGGNGFVDLDQYAEGDARQNDLNNLNRLVTVGDKFQYNYIINASVTSVFGQLQFSKNKLDYFGALNVKNTNYQRNGLYKNGTYSNNSFGKSEKLTFTDISAKAGFTYKITGRHLVNVNAAYISNAPTIRTAFSNSRVNNNITPNLTSENVSTADVNYIFRGLKIQTRLTAFYTSFTNAVETSFFFAEGLLGDQADFVNEITTGVSKKNIGAELSFEYQVIPAVKLIAVGSFGEFTYNNNPQLFLQSESFIDEDSDFGTAYLKDYRVSGTPQEAYSLGFEYRDPNYWWFQLNGNLLRNNYLDISPLLRTDNFYTDADGVPFLDDETGVEVTQNQVDALLKQEKFEDAFLLNAVGGKSWKIDQYYAGFFIGINNVLGEVFKTGGFEQSRKSNYPELKQDKQLEKPIFGPKYWYGNKASYYLNFYVRF
- a CDS encoding DUF5689 domain-containing protein yields the protein MYEFKKLKIIAFLFLIISLYVGCVKDDGFSTPKVDCNEPEITATNTIAQVKDMYTFGGATKIETDVIIEGYVVSSDKSGNIYKSLSIQDKPENPTAAIKISIDQTDMYTTYNVGRKVYVKLKGLAVGYSFGSIQIGKASDTELGRIPDLEVKNHIIRSCEVVDIIPKNVAIDKLDESMLEMLVQIDNVQFKTTELGNAYANIKNSTTENRVLESFSNNCNLTGEVLLRNSGYSDFKNELLPEGKGSVVAIFSNYYEDFQLYIRDTDDVKFTETRCDYSSVLTPTISLLEVSEMYTGNTVEFGIDSNYVVEGYVISSDVSGNFKNRIILQDAVENPTAGIQLLVDKDLIFEDYNRGDKVFVNLNKLYMNMVDGVLTIGYPNGSGISKIETSRVGSFIFNSGENHTIIPTEIEISDINNSIYKNTLVTVKDVQLTANEQGKAFAFYTGDSDGVRILESCNQPLKLGVFTSGEASFANEKFPEGNGTITGVLTSNIEIRSIDDVVFNNAYKECPIIIPKIMITEVADPNNSVSSRFVELYNAGTTEIDLTGWTLNKYVNGSTSVSSSPVVLSGITIKVGDFVIIANTGFEELFSLVPDVVSTYISGNGDDVYELVDNSGNRIDIFGVIGEDGNGTNWEYLDGQAVRNLNINEPNKIFTNSEWSCYSKANNILISNPNTPKNAPNDFSPNLR
- a CDS encoding endonuclease produces the protein MFSYFKSKGQNKQAYTIAFYNLENLFDTKNNPNTLDDDFTPKGRKNWNYKRYKRKLTKLSNVLHQLGKEKSYHTPAIIGVVEVENKVVLDDLVNTKNLKNEHYGIVHYDSPDERGIDVALLYKKELFELLYSETFPLYINSENGERDYTRDVLLVKGNLNGELIHILVNHWPSRRSGEDFTEKNRIKAAELVANITANISEEIDDAKIIIMGDFNDDPTSKSVKKHLVNNTFYNPMERLITTGKGTLNYKKTWHLFDQIIFSKNFIAVEENKHSFKYAEVFDRYFLKEWNGKYKGNPFRTYIGKWYQGGFSDHFPVYVYLKKN
- a CDS encoding tetratricopeptide repeat-containing sensor histidine kinase, translated to MKLFNQNKTTYFLLFFLCFIIKTLYAQDYNDSIKRKLVIAKNDTVKIQLLIDYGNAIYYSSIDSSIVYYKKALQLSKQLKNKKLEALCLLNLGYSLDDKGLYKEALTYYTKAINSYKSVNDEQGIARCYNYIGYSFSYLNSVDKSIEYYLKSLNIFKKLNDSIGIADVNNGFGSLYYDNENYKKAEKNYLVSENIYRKINSKEGLISVYINLGNAISEQGRIDEGLDYYFKAIEISKKVKDIEALAICYNSIGDCYLIKKEHTKALDYLNKAFKITDSMAFKSLKPLILKNIANTKLSLKEYDSVIIYVNRSLKASEGLPYLYFEYENYNYLSSAYEAKGDYKKALLNHKLYKKNSDSVLKSRKYEQLAKLDVIYEIEEKENTITLLENNKEIAALESKNKLAVIYVLIIFSIFFLAFIYFLYQQKKERKKAFNLLLLEKEKAEESDRLKSAFLANMSHEIRTPMNAIMGFSNFLKNTNLEIQKRNHFIDIINISGERLMSIINDIIDISKIESNQLKIESKKFNFELVLSEIIEIHKETNRLVAKKELVFKMFPSQTMLNKFIVSDQNRFSQIINNLINNAVKFSPNKGSIEIGYYLKHYKNKKYIEFYVKDEGNGIPKSKFKLIFDRFFQAGDGDFKVGNGLGLSICKGLVTLLKGKIWLESEENKGTTFYFTLPY
- the hflX gene encoding GTPase HflX, which produces MIEEKKVTSEEAVLIGVVTQHQNEDQSNEYLDELEFLTLTAGGKAVKRFTQKLENPHPKTYIGTGKLEDVKAYMTANNIETAIFDDELSSSQLRNIEKVLDCKVLDRTNLILDIFAGRAQTSYARTQVELAQCQYLLPRLTRLWTHLERQKGGIGMRGPGETEIETDRRIIRDKITLLKKKLKTIDKQMAVQRKNRGKMVRVALVGYTNVGKSTLMNVVSKSDVFAENKLFATLDTTVRKVVIKNIPFLLTDTVGFIRKLPTQLVESFKSTLDEVREADLLLHVVDISHPNFEDHITSVNKILDEIKSVDKPTIMVFNKIDAYKHQTIDEDDLVTEKTKAHYTLEDWQKTWMNKLDENNCLFISALNKENMEEFRAKVFEEVKKIHITRFPYNDFLYDEYTEEGTK
- a CDS encoding LytTR family DNA-binding domain-containing protein, translating into MINCIAIDDEPLALRQITSYIEKTPFLELQQSFESAIEALSYLEKNSVELMFVDINMPDLNGMDFVKSLENPPKIIFTTAYSEYALEGFKVDALDYLLKPIDYATFLKSSNKAKSWFNLQNSKPEQINSNDDFLFIKSEYKILRVKLNDIKYIEGMREYVRIHLANEKPIMTLLSMKAVEQQLPSDSFMRVHRSYIVNLKMITTIERNRIVFDKAYIPISEQHKEEFQQFVNKNFLS